The DNA window TGATTTACGTAAATCATACATTACTTACTTACGTAGAAGTAATACTTTACTTATATGCTTTTTTTATGTAGAAGAGAATACTCAAAATGATGAAAATTGTCACACAAATAATAGATTTCTTATTTGCAGTACTTTTGAATATGACTTAAATCACCACTGGACCCGAGATTTCATTCTAGCTCTGATACCATGTAAAATATCCGTACATTCTTAGATTAAATCTAGAGTTCTTAAAGGCAAGCACACAGACACATCTTTATACCCACTCCTAGCTTAGTGCCTTCAACAGAGAAAGTACTTCAATATTTGTGACAATAACTGAATTCAGGATATCTTATATCACATCAGTTAAcgctttctttcttcttgggcAATGACCTAGAACTCACAGCTTAGCCAATTCTTTCATTCTATAAGTATTGGGGACCTATAATGTTCTCTATGCTGAGGGCTGGCAATACAACATAAAGCAAGATACACATGGTCTCCGTTTTCATGGAGTTTATCACCCACAGGGAGGGAGGCTTTACAGATATAACGATTAAACAGCTCGTTGATGGCAATTTTTGATATGTTTTACAAAGGAAAACCATATAGTGCTATGAGAGTGTATAACAAGATCTAACTAAGTCCCAGGGCAGGCTTCCTTGAGAAGGTGATCCTTATACCAAGACCTAAAGATAAGCAGGAGTTTGTGGGGGAAGGGTGGGCTGGGAATAGGGGTGGAGAGGTGGATTCCAGGTAGGGAGAACAGCATGCAGGAGGGCCCTAAAACAGGAAGGGGCCAACCCCATCCCAGCAATGAAAGCAGCGCAAGGTGGTTGGGGCTTAGTAGGTCAGAGACAGAGGGGGCTAGAGGCTGGGTGGCAGAAGGAGACCCTGACAATGCAAACCAAGTTACAAGTGTGGACTTTGTCCTACTAGTATCAAGAAGTCACTGAAGGAAGGATTTTGAATGGTGGTGTACAACTTCATCAGATTTCCACTGAAACAAATCACTTTGCTCTGCTCTgggagaagaaaacaataaaatactgcAGACAGGCCAGTTAGGAAGTGGCTGCTCTCGCCCAGGTGGGAGATAAACATGGCTTAGACTAGAATGATagcaaggaagagggagagaaagtggaaAGGCTCTAGATATATGCACTAAAACTAGTTTGGATATGAGGATAAGGGAGATGTCATAGATGATCTGCATGCTCCTAGTGTAAGCAATAACCTTCACTGGTAGAAAAAAGGTTTTGAGGCTGAACTTATTATAAAGGTCCAACTATCTATATCAAGTATGAGATGTGACCCTAATTTGAATATAGATTTCAGATTGACATATATGGTATGATATATGGAATCTCCCAGGGATGCAGAATGGATATCTTAAGGAAGATCCTTAAGgctgaaaatgttctcaaaactCACCATATAatgaagagtttttgttttgttttgagagaagaaatgtaatttaaaccTGTTAAATGAGTAATGCTAAGATCTGGACACCTTTAATAAAAGATAAACTCAATATATTctaaaaaggaagagaacaagTAACATTTACAAAACTCCTGTGGGAAGTCTGTGTAGAAATTATGCTTACTTGCCATTTAATGTTTCTTATACGTTCAACAAATGTTTGGTAACTATCATGTGCCAGATGCTATTCTAGGCATTGGAGATGTTGCAGAGGTCCTAGCTCTTAAGAAATTTTATTCCAGTATAAACTATTTTAGAAAAGAGATCATCAAACTTCTTTGACTATAAGCCAGATTAAAACATGTAATATACCGTAATATTACTGCTGCCTTTAAAAACATTGGTCATGACAGAAGATTAATTTCACAACTCACTGAGTTAAAAATTGTTCTGTATTAAATCATAGAGACTACTTCTTAAGAGTCCCATGTTAAAGAGTACCAGATTAAAGAAAAGCTATCTATAggtaaaatttgaaaactgaGTTGAAATTAGCATGCTAAAGAAATGACGGCATGTGAACTAGAGccacagtaaaacaaacaaaccttcaAACCTCACCCCCaccaaaagagaataaaagattttttttttttttacggaaAGAATTCCAGGGAATGTAAACAAGTAGGATAACTCTCCAATCAGTCCAAGTGAAGCACCTGGGACGATGGTAACATGGAAGAGGGCTCTCTGGATTAAGAATGAATAAGCTATTCTCATTTCACTTCTTTCCTCTAACTTTAGGTCCAGTAAAGAGAAGGTTCACAATTTGTAACTTGAGGTCTTAGTGAAGGTCAAATCTCTAAGGGCAAATCTTCACAGGATGGAGAAGGAGGCAACTCTCCtgttcacacacacacttgtttcCCACACGGCAAGAATCAACTACATTTGTTTTCAAACATCTTCATGCCAGTTAGGCTTGTTACTGTAATTGCACAATTTAATTACACATAACTCAAATTGTGAAATGATGGTGAGAATAGTTACTTCTATGAAAACTTAAGCTGAATGCTTTTGAAAGATTCAAAGgcaagttgttaaaaaaaaaaaaagactatcaagTTATGTAAAGCAACCACTGCATAAAATTTACAAAGCCTAGATTCTACTCTTGAATAGCCTTCCAAGTGTGTAACCTCTTGCTCAACTTGAGAGAAACCAAAATTGGAGACTGCAGATGAAGTAGCCtggctacagaaaaaaaagatcatacaGAGCTCTGACTCAAAGAAAATCTTGGTCAACATCAAATGACCAGAATATGAATgtacaaatgttttaaattaaattaaaatgtctaaGATGTGTACATGTCCTCTTTAAGAGTTCCCATTAGGACAATCTTTTGACTGACATGCCTGGTCACATCAGTTTAAGAGGTGCCAGATAACCACAGGCGACTCATGGGGTGTTTTTACCAGAAATAAAGAGCCTATACTTCATACTATTGGCTGCCTACTATTTTCTGGCAGCAGTTTGCAAATTTCACAAAACTGTGAAAGTCACAAACCCTCTGAAACACAACAGAATATTCAGCTACTGgatgaataattaaaatgaatcaTAAGAATTAATCATAACTACCAATAAATACCGACAGTGTATCcataatgtttctttaaaaaacaaaacaaaacaagacaaaacacatagagtgcctgggtggctcagttggctaagcgtccgactcgatctcagcccaggtcttaatttcaggtcgtgagttcaagtcccacgtcgggctccatgatAGGGATGGAgcctatttaagaaaaaacaaaaaacaaaaaacaaaacaaaaaacgccacacaaacaaaaaaacacaacactttATTGACGTATGATTGACAATGAAAAAGTTGTACACATTTAAGGTATATAAATCAATGAAtttgggtatatatacccaagaaaCCATCGCCACCATCAAGGCCGTAATCATGATGCTTTGGACCTTCAAGGCTTTGTTTGTGCCTTGTTTGGttttacacaaatgttcatcCTTCACCATTCTTACCCGCTTAGGAGTTTGGAGGGAATACTGAAAATAGAGAACTCCAGGGTTATCGAGATGGAGAACAGCTTTCCATGAATGCCTCTGGAAACAAAAATTACCTCAGGGTACTGAAACCCTCTCAAATGAAGATCGTACCCACTGGACAAGCTCAGCTAACAGTCTAGTTAGAATACTACTCACATAAGTCTCTGATGCATAGTAAATACACAGgactttttcttacctttttcttcttatctttaaATTGCTTGATCAATGTGAGTACATGTTCAACAAGAAACATGAAATACAAGCCACCCAGAGCCGTCAGACCCTTCCATGTGGAATCAAAATAGGTACTTTCTTCTATGTTTTGAGAAGACAGATGACTGAAAAGTGGCCCTCTCTTCATTTCCATTGCAGATTCTTCATGGCTGTGACTATGGTGGTGACTTGCATGAGACTACAGGAGAAACAGTATGTATTTTATGAATTCATTAGTTTCACACGTCAGAAAAATTGGCTAAGATAATAAGGTCAAATATGAAACCATTCAGAATTAGGCAATTAATGGGATATGTGAGAACTGGGGGGGAAgtttaatacattaaaatgacCCACAGGCTGCTAGCGATCTACAGCGTAATGTATAATGTGCTAAGGCACTTAACGGTGTACATTGGTTTAGTGTGATGACAGATACCTTCTCTAACAACTCTCATATAGGTAGCGGGTATTTTCAATGTTTGACAAGATACCAGGGCCACAAATGACAGGGAACTCCCAGACTCAACAGGCATACAGGGTTTACTGTTTATACTCCAGGCAGAAAAAGCCCATACTAGTCCTGTCACTGCGCTTACAAGAAGCCTAGCATGTGTCATGGGCCCTGGCAGGTACCCGAGATCAGGTGCACTGCCCCAGCAGTCTGCAGCAGGCATTAACATGAGGGCATGTCAGGGAACCGAGTGTGGAGCACAGCAAGAGTGGTGAGATGGGGGTGGTCCCAGGGTACACCCTACACACAGGCTATGTGGCGCAGCGAATATTCCTGAACATCTGCCACCTGGGGCCGAGGGAGCGTAGCACAGCAAAACAGTCTGGCACTATGTAGAGAGCTCTGggaatgatttctttttcccaCTGACCTGTAAGCCTTTAAGGGAAACCTAAAAGATGTGATCCAAATACTTTAAGTTTTTAACAGAGCTATTAAATAAACTTTACTCAACTTATTTAAGAATTTACTTGTGTCAATGAGTATGAATCTCTAATTACACACATAAATTCAACTCTAAAGGAAAACTCATTTCTTGAGTACACAGAgaatcagtttttatttctgcGGCTATTACATTAATGTAGGCAGATAATTTACATTGTTGCAATCTGTCACAGTAATAATATCTGAGCAGACTCTGTCTCCTTTCATTAACTGGGCCCCAAAAGTTAAATTAGTCGGTATTTAGTAAATTCCcttaaagagaaaagcaaaaaacaaaccacGAACATACATTAAGATCTAGTACAAAAATGCAGCTTTCAgttaccaaatatattttaaaatcaacttttctAAACCAAATTTCTAACCTTTTACGTATATCAATATAAAGAACTCTAGTGCaaaccaaaaatatattaattttttcactgTTGAATAATGAAATATACTGATAGGACAAATGATTGTACTTACATGTGGAAGGAGGTGTAAAAAAGCATCGCCACTTAATGTCCCAACGGCCAGTGCCACAAGGAAACTTAggagaaatttgaaaaacacCCGATTCATGAGAGGCACTAAGATAACGCCGAGCAAAGACAGAAAACTGATGATGGAAATGGCTATAAAGCCACCAACCCAGGCTGTCAAATaaaacacagcaaaggaaaaattataCAATCAAACTTTAAAAGAGTAGCATAAAGCAACTTGTAAAAGCCAGTTGCCTTCCTTAacctaaagaaatacaaactcaGTAGAAGAGGACTGTGGAACTAGGGCAATACCCATTTGCTGGTACAAATGAATAATCTGACTGAACCCTCCTGGGAAAGAGCAGAAGTCTGGTGGAAAGTTCTTCagatgggggtggaagggagaaaATGGTTACCAATGATGAACTCTAGATCATTTGGGAACTGAGCTTTTGGACTCCCATACACAGCTAAAttagggaagagaggaaataaaaaaaagagaaaaaaggaacaaaaaaaaaaggaaagaatgaaagaaactgGGAATTCAATGCTTTCTTCAGTAAACAAAGCAATTATTTGTTTACCATAGTTTTTGAGCAACGCAGCTCTACACTGTATCAGAACTGATCTTGGTTTCATTTATTAATAAGAACCAGAATTAGGCTCCTATATAGCAGATATTAACTCTGACCTTCTGAAACAGTGTGACAACATAAAAAGCCCAAATTTCGGATGGCCCTGATTTCTTGTGGGATGACCTCAGTTATAAgctgtcttatttatttctacttattattatttttcttaaggcaAGGCTAACCAACCTCCTTTCTTCACATTCAAGGCTGAGAACAATTAAGatatttggggggcgcctgggtggctcagttggttaagcggctgccttcggctcaggtcatgatcccagggtcctgggatcgagttctgcatcaggctccctgctcagtggagagcctgcttctccctctccctctgcctgcctttctgcctgcttgtgctctctctctctctgtcaaataaataaataaaatcttaaaaaaagatatttggaaCTATGCTGAAAAATGAATAGATTGATGTAAATACAAGGAAAAGTACAACATAAATGTAtctacttgaaattatttttatgtaagaaaGGCAACTCTACCTATTTGTAAAGAATAGGTCTTTGGAGGgatttcagctttcttttcactcgTTGTATGAATCAGACATGATCTAGCGTCAATTTGATTGATGATGGCTGGGCAGAGATAGTTGAACTCCGTTGCATTCAGCAGAACCTGGATGCCCATGCCATGAGATGTAAGCAACTTTGACGCATTGAAACACTGCAGGAAACAAAACAGTGAAAATCACCAAAAAGCATTCCCATTAGATAATCCAAAAAAGTTGTCTGATGATACAACACCCTTTCCATACTGAAGCTCcttattttttcaagttaatgCATTAAAACCAACTTTTGTCTTGAGTACTTTGGAACTTGCCTCAAGTTCCCTGGAGATACTATGTCACAATGGGGATATCCcacctcttctgcctccttcttcttGGGAGAAGCAGGTAAATCACTAGTCATCTAGAGAGAAAGCCCCGAGTGGAACAACCTTGAGGATAAATGGACATTCACAAGCCTGTTAAGTCATTGTATTAACCTATTAAGGAAATGAGCTTTAATTTTGAGATGGAGTTCATTAGAGATTGAGAAATACGTTGCTTTAGTACTAATGCTACCCTACGTGGCCTAAACAAGCCCAAGACACGTCACTCTTCCAGCAATGACTGTATTTGCAAAACTTAGCTCAGTTCTGTCTATACACCTGGCAAAAGCTCTACAACGAGAGaatattaaattatgtaaattacTCTTGCGGAGGGCAAGGCTGGTTAATAAAACAAACTTGTACCAGCAGGCAGCTGTTTCAACAGCTTAATTAGATGACAAGCTTAGTTTGAAGAGAATCCCCTCTAGGTAATCTAAGCTCCccttctcacacacaaaaaattggcAGTAGCACCTGCTTCTCATCTTCTGTAAAGTTACTTTAAATTCCCATAGTTCTTGGCCAATACTACTCAGGCCAAATTTTATTACCGGTGTCACTATGGGAACAACCATTAGGATTATTCCGGAATTGGTACAGTCATAGGATGACTTGAACGAAGTACTCTTTAAGTTTTGCTTATTAATGCATACTAACTAATTTCTTGCTCTTGACATCTCTCAGCCAAGAAAAACTGTGTACAGTCTGGAAGTCTAGACTAGGAAAACACGTGACTTCAGAACCTCACTTCCCAGACTTTTCAAGTACCCAGCACATGGTTCTTGGTAGCCGCTCCAGTTTCAGCACTCCCCAAGTCATTGAGAGCCCTCTTTCAAGAAGGTAACACTATTGTTCTCCATGCCTTCTTTTGTGCCTTCAACCACACCTTTCCCTAAAACATGGATTCTAACTCCTGCTTTTTCGACCTCCCATTTTCTACTTTTCATTAACAATATTTACCTTCTAAAACTTTATCCAAAAATACCCTTGATTACTGCTTTCCATACTCACTTTAAATTCCATATTAGAAAATAGTTTTAGCTACCAGCACCattcttaccaaaaaaattatCCTCCAAGTTTTCTATCAGGCATGTTTACAACACAGTAGAGACAAGGGCATTGGGCCAAGTGCCTGGATGAGAAAGTAGAAATTCCCTTTTCaataacatcattttatttttactttatactcCTTGCAACTAGAGATAGAATGGCAATGACAGGACAAACAAGCAGGCATAATGACAAACATTCATCTTACCTCCTGAGTATTTTCATTTGCGTTTCTGGAATACATAAAGCCTTTTCTGGGCTCACTCACAGATTCATTTGTTTTCCTACTGGCCAGCCGGCTCACCCGGCTTTTTTCTGTGATACTTGGTGGAGTGGAACTGCTCACGTCTTTGGGGAAAAATTTTCCAGGTTTTGGAGTGTCTATTGTCTCTAGAAAGTGAGTTCCTTCAGAGACAGCATTATACACAGTTGAGGTCACTTCACTAGCAGTAACATCATCCTTGATTAATACATTCCTTCTACCATTGGCACGTTCTGATCGGTGAGATCCTTTCCCCTGGCTGTTTCTGGGATCTTTACCCGAACTATCAGACTCATGGTCTGGGCAAAGAGCTTTCCGATTATTTTTACTGGAAGCAGCATGATTACGGTGAGAGTGGTGCTCATGGTCAGAGTGATGGTCGTGGTCATGgtgtatgtggatttttttaaccTTATCTATGCCTATATTCTGAAGCAATTTTCTGAACCCTTCAACTGACAAGGAATTATTTTCTCCATAGCGATGGAAAAGCTGCTGTAGATGATGTCGCTGTGTGGCAACTGCCAAGTCAACATTAATGCCAGATTCCCAATTCGTAATAATTTTCTCAGTGGTCTGAGCGAAAGCAGTTGCCGGTTCTAGTTCATGAAGGGGATTTGTGACTGACAGTGTGAAGGTCAGAATCAAGATTACAGATAAATTCCTCGCCATTGCACCTTcctagagaagacagaaaaaaaaaatcttgccttcacttttaaaacaatttaaaacttaAGAAATCTCATGCTGAAAATTGCTATCAAATAATCAAGGTTTACAGAGCATCATTTAGTGTGACTGGTTTAATGCTACATActgtgaaaatataaagaactacatatatacatagagaaAATATGAAGAATCCTAGGCTCTACCCTTGTATTGCTAAAACACTTGAAACAACTGGAGAACAAATGCGTGCTGAGACCATAATTAGCACTGCAAAAGCAATAGTAATTCAGAAACTGGAGATTCATGTGGTCACAGACATACTTGGCAACTTATTACTGTTTCTGTGGACCCGCAAAAGGGATCACCAGGTAATAACAATGattcaaaacaaaacccaactaccaccaccatcattattttatagaataatcttttaacattaaaaaaactagaaatggcaATCTCAGGAtaattcacatttaaatctttttttaaatatatacaaatcaacTTAAGGCTTCTTTCCCCGAATCCCACTCCTCAAAGGTACCTAGTTTTGCCAGTTTCTTGTATTATCCCTTAGGATAGTTTCTATGCATACTCAAATAGAtgtgttctttttcctttacacAAACGGGATCCTTTTTTACTCAACAAATGACACCTTTCTGTGTTGGTACATATAGATTGATCTCATTCTCTTGAATGCCTGCAAAATAACACCTCTTCAAGTAAATTAAACTTCATAAAAAAAGTATCATTCTTATGTGGCTATAAAACAGTGAAAATTTTATCACAGACTATCATCACTCATCCACACAATAGTATCTGAAACCAAAGGCCTacattccaaagagaaaaatgaagttgagACTTgcggcgcctggctggctcagtcagtggagcctgcgGCTCTTGAACTTgtggttgtaggtttgagccccatgctgggtgtagagattacttaaaaataaaatctttaaaaaagtaaaaaataaaaaatataaagagaccattttatatatataaatcaagttGAGCCTTAAAAAGCAGAACTCAGTTAAAGGGAAGGTATAGTCCAGAGAATCAGACGTACTGATATCTCAGGATGCGGCAGAGGTCCACCACCAGTGATGGATGGTGATTGTGACCAAATTCATCTGCCATCAGCCAAAGAAGCTAGCGGTCGGGTTCCGGAGCTAGAGAGCAAGGAGGGGCAACCTAGTTCTACCACTTTCAGCTGTTTCCTGCACCAGGAAAAGCTGGTAATGATACATACTTGACGGATGACTGAAGAAACCATATGAACGAATGTCTGTGCAGGTGCTCCATAACTGTCATTTGTTGCACACTGCTGCTTATCATACTGGAAGCAGTGGAAAATGGAAGTATGTAACTACCGTACGGCTAGACTCCTGAAAGAAGAATCGTCAGAGCCTGAGGTTTTGGGAATTCAGTTAATACGCAAAAGAGAAAGATTAAGAAATCATTCGCAGGAGAGGCAAGGAGCGGGGTGGGTGGGGACACGCACAGACGGATGGCTCAGTGGGCAGCTCCATGCCTTTCTCCAGGGAGGATGCTTAGACCGGCCGGCGGATCTTCCCTGCAAACCAGCATGtgtacaagaaaaaagaaagccgaAGGACAAGGGCCTGGAAAAAAGGGGCGAgtggagaaaatgggaaaagaggaCACAACACTGcttccaaaagctttttatttttaaacacgaCAGTACCTTCTTCGAATATGAGATGAACAGGACAGACCGTTTCCTTCTAAAGTCCTTCGCTGCACCCCGAAGCCCAACTATGCACCCGAAACTGGGAAAGTCCGGCCTCCACGGCCCGCGAGGCTCCCACTATCCGCTGTCCACTCCCGGACCCGCGGGACTCACCTCTCCGCGGCCTCGCTGTCCCCGCGCGCCGGCTCAGCTCCCCGCGGGCGGTCCGGAGGGTTCGGAACCGGTCCCGGTTTCTCTCTGAGAAACCTCTACAGGGCACGGAGAAGCGGCGGTCTCATCTGCCCGGCTGCCCCTCGGGCCGGGGTACCGCCGCGCAGCCACCGGGAAGCCGCGCCCCACGCGCCTCGCCTCCCGGGAGCAGGAGGACAATTACTAATTACCGCCGCGCGCAGCGCGCCGCCGCGAACCACCGCCTCCGCCGGCCATGACTCCAGGGCATGCGCAGTGCGACCCGGAACCCCGTCCCGGTCAGGCGGATCCGCGTGTCCGCCTGTTCGCCGGCGCCACGGGGCTCGcaggagcgggaggggcagaggcgcGGTCAGAGTGGGCTTTGAGCGCCGACACCAGCTAGCTGGGGGCCCTTTTTAAGAGCCCCACCGCGGCCCTGCGCCTCTCTGAGGCCGGAGACTCGCTCTCCAGGCCCCCCGGCCAGCCCCATCTGCTGCTGGGACCCTGGCCCGTGAGGGGCAGCGGTACGTTCCTGACAAGCACACGAGCCCCGGGTCTTTGTGGAAAGTCCTGAGCCACTCCAGTAGGGCCTTCGTTCCTGGGACGGAGGCTGTGCTTCTGCACTGGGCCACGATCCAGAAGAGAGCTGGCAGCTGCGCTCAGACACTGAGGACCACTCGCGGCAGGAGAGGAGGCGGGCCCGGCGAGGCGGGGGCGTAGCCGCCTCCGCCCCGCCCTCGGCCGCCTCTGAAACGCGGTGCGGATAACGCCAGCGGGAGAGGCGACCGCGCGAGTAGTTCCGCTCCGAGGGCGGAAGTGCGCGCCCAGGTCTCGGCCTTGGCCCAGCCAGCAGCATGGTTGCGCCGGTGCTGGAGTTAACTCACGTG is part of the Zalophus californianus isolate mZalCal1 chromosome 14, mZalCal1.pri.v2, whole genome shotgun sequence genome and encodes:
- the SLC39A6 gene encoding zinc transporter ZIP6: MARNLSVILILTFTLSVTNPLHELEPATAFAQTTEKIITNWESGINVDLAVATQRHHLQQLFHRYGENNSLSVEGFRKLLQNIGIDKVKKIHIHHDHDHHSDHEHHSHRNHAASSKNNRKALCPDHESDSSGKDPRNSQGKGSHRSERANGRRNVLIKDDVTASEVTSTVYNAVSEGTHFLETIDTPKPGKFFPKDVSSSTPPSITEKSRVSRLASRKTNESVSEPRKGFMYSRNANENTQECFNASKLLTSHGMGIQVLLNATEFNYLCPAIINQIDARSCLIHTTSEKKAEIPPKTYSLQIAWVGGFIAISIISFLSLLGVILVPLMNRVFFKFLLSFLVALAVGTLSGDAFLHLLPHSHASHHHSHSHEESAMEMKRGPLFSHLSSQNIEESTYFDSTWKGLTALGGLYFMFLVEHVLTLIKQFKDKKKKNQKKPETDDDVEIKKQLSKYESQLSTNEEKADADDRPEGYLRTDSQEPSHFDSQQPAILEEEEVMIAHAHPQEVYNEYVPRGCKNKCHSHFHDTLGQSDDLIHHHHDYHHILHHHHHQNHHPHSHSQRYSREELKDAGIATLAWMVIMGDGLHNFSDGLAIGAAFTEGLSSGLSTSVAVFCHELPHELGDFAVLLKAGMTVKQAVLYNALSAMLAYLGMATGIFIGHYAENVSMWIFALTAGLFMYVALVDMVPEMLHNDASDHGCSRWGYFFLQNAGILLGFGIMLLISIFEHKIVFRINF